In the genome of Chryseobacterium arthrosphaerae, one region contains:
- a CDS encoding PKD domain-containing protein, with amino-acid sequence MNTKLDHVTTQYRKFNDNQALTEGQLNEFIDYFEDQDRLSRTRLSGVGVVCGFQAKYIELEVGPASAEKISRPGGPELEFPYDTIMITQGAGVTTDGDLITLRQKGSSPAEAIIDFTSKNYRYYRDYTDAVKYEHFRIGGQQIPLLELYTTQEYDEATDTGVDPGSFKLVRDISTTLNNKIVILYLESYSNDENPCQDADCDNNGAEQVSNLKVLLADSASVSDLITRGDAKDTIFKLHDTYEKLFDSLPNLETRRVILDTEVKTADQLKTKFKEAITAVAELSQGFSSIADTFNVSVNLGGQTLFDKLNFLLSNTSPGLEDYQYRYDLLKDLIDTYNEIKGLILHLNAECCPDIASFPKHLMLGPVGAQLELGQYTPLRHGFYNSPVTTNDDENYERIVMLANRFVQKINGFQSYIGRIKITPSNLNVRLGNKAIPYYYNVDRPLLAQWNFEKTKTDRQAYNLSYHTANLAGEDFIQNPLNYNIDNNDFYRIEGHLGMPYKTALQNINDLKTQYGLAFDVIALVLNKGEKPGGETPVREKTVSIEELRKQLISISSDVSNRTANSQNTLLNISKLDEQLRLLNQAEFAKEGSPEGVTVVKQDPKKDDVVSELLSEFLERKSGLEHVSGVEPGGTFAMIYESEAKNRVLADFSLPYLCCSKKDPVFLSLPKNKLCQKDAPIPMTIVPLNGEVKAFVNGTPIPAVTQSGGQNFFDPGLVNASYFGQTITFTVNGDPVEVQMVVHPQPSITLTMGTPIYDYVNNQAVVNFKVTNTGAGQITAYQWNFGDGHTSNAVPDANGMVAHLFSITPNENTTYHVTLNVIAENTGCSTQVPLNVELSGLQLVPCSDNFNYNGNSGAYEYNIDFGTDTGIAGINYDAISVPDRFVIEWNGQKWDSGFVGSSSFNGSLINAGVSPSDIHTANPSNGSGQLTFNKNTPTPRFAKVTVYAPLNGTAWRVSGICPRNNN; translated from the coding sequence ATGAATACTAAATTAGACCATGTAACAACCCAATACAGGAAGTTCAACGACAATCAGGCGTTAACAGAAGGGCAATTAAACGAATTTATTGACTATTTTGAAGATCAGGACAGGCTATCAAGAACCAGGCTGAGCGGCGTGGGAGTAGTATGCGGTTTTCAGGCAAAATATATAGAACTTGAAGTAGGACCTGCTTCAGCAGAAAAAATCTCCAGACCCGGAGGACCGGAACTTGAGTTTCCCTATGATACGATCATGATTACACAGGGAGCCGGAGTGACTACAGATGGAGATCTGATAACACTGCGTCAGAAAGGAAGTTCCCCAGCAGAAGCGATCATAGATTTCACATCTAAAAATTACAGATATTACAGAGATTATACTGATGCCGTAAAATATGAACACTTTCGCATCGGAGGTCAGCAAATACCTCTTCTGGAATTATATACGACACAGGAGTATGATGAAGCAACAGATACAGGTGTTGATCCAGGCAGCTTTAAACTCGTAAGAGATATCAGTACTACTTTAAATAATAAAATAGTTATCCTATACCTGGAAAGTTACTCCAATGATGAGAACCCTTGCCAGGATGCTGATTGTGATAATAACGGAGCAGAACAGGTATCTAACCTTAAAGTTCTTTTAGCAGATTCAGCATCTGTTTCAGATCTGATCACACGAGGTGATGCAAAAGACACTATCTTTAAACTTCATGACACGTACGAGAAGCTTTTTGATAGTCTGCCTAACCTGGAGACCAGAAGAGTTATCCTGGATACTGAAGTTAAAACAGCCGATCAGTTAAAAACAAAATTTAAGGAAGCGATTACTGCTGTTGCAGAATTAAGCCAGGGCTTCAGCTCTATTGCAGATACTTTTAACGTAAGTGTCAACCTGGGAGGGCAGACCCTATTTGATAAACTGAACTTTTTATTGTCCAATACATCGCCAGGCTTAGAAGACTATCAGTACCGGTATGACCTGTTAAAAGATTTAATTGATACCTATAACGAAATAAAAGGCCTGATCCTGCATCTGAATGCAGAATGCTGCCCGGATATCGCCTCATTCCCTAAGCACCTTATGCTGGGACCTGTGGGAGCACAGTTGGAATTAGGGCAGTACACTCCTTTGCGTCATGGTTTTTATAATTCACCGGTGACAACCAATGATGATGAGAATTATGAAAGAATCGTAATGCTTGCCAACCGTTTTGTACAAAAGATCAACGGATTCCAGTCGTATATCGGTCGTATTAAAATCACACCTTCCAATCTGAATGTAAGATTAGGAAATAAGGCAATACCTTATTACTATAATGTGGACAGGCCTTTACTGGCTCAATGGAACTTTGAAAAGACCAAAACCGACAGGCAGGCTTACAATTTAAGTTACCATACAGCCAATCTGGCAGGAGAGGATTTTATCCAGAATCCATTGAATTATAATATTGATAACAATGACTTCTATAGAATTGAAGGTCATCTGGGTATGCCTTATAAAACAGCATTACAAAACATCAATGATCTTAAAACACAATACGGATTAGCCTTTGATGTTATTGCACTGGTTTTGAATAAAGGTGAAAAACCTGGTGGTGAGACGCCTGTAAGAGAAAAAACGGTATCCATAGAAGAGCTCAGAAAACAATTGATATCCATCTCCAGCGACGTCAGCAACCGTACAGCCAATTCACAGAATACGCTGCTGAACATCTCTAAACTGGATGAACAATTAAGATTGCTGAACCAGGCTGAATTCGCAAAAGAAGGATCGCCTGAAGGGGTTACTGTGGTAAAACAGGATCCTAAAAAAGATGATGTTGTAAGTGAACTTCTAAGCGAGTTCCTGGAGCGAAAATCAGGATTGGAACACGTGTCCGGGGTAGAACCGGGAGGAACCTTCGCTATGATTTACGAATCGGAAGCAAAAAACAGGGTTCTGGCAGATTTCTCATTGCCATATTTATGTTGTTCTAAAAAGGATCCTGTATTCCTTTCATTACCTAAAAACAAACTATGTCAGAAAGATGCTCCGATTCCTATGACAATTGTTCCGTTGAACGGTGAAGTAAAAGCTTTTGTAAATGGTACTCCAATACCTGCTGTTACACAATCCGGAGGTCAAAACTTCTTTGATCCTGGTTTGGTTAATGCTTCTTATTTCGGGCAGACCATTACCTTCACTGTTAATGGTGACCCTGTAGAAGTGCAAATGGTTGTACATCCTCAGCCAAGCATTACTTTAACTATGGGTACCCCTATTTATGATTATGTTAATAATCAGGCTGTTGTTAATTTTAAAGTAACAAATACAGGAGCAGGCCAGATTACTGCTTACCAATGGAATTTTGGTGATGGTCATACAAGTAATGCGGTTCCTGATGCTAATGGAATGGTTGCACACCTATTCTCTATAACGCCAAATGAAAATACTACATATCATGTAACCCTTAATGTTATTGCTGAAAATACAGGCTGTAGCACACAGGTTCCTTTGAATGTTGAATTAAGTGGTTTACAGCTTGTGCCTTGTAGTGATAATTTTAATTACAATGGAAATTCCGGAGCTTATGAGTATAACATCGATTTTGGAACAGATACAGGTATTGCGGGTATTAATTATGACGCAATCAGTGTTCCGGACAGATTTGTCATTGAATGGAATGGTCAGAAATGGGATAGTGGCTTTGTGGGATCAAGCAGCTTTAATGGATCTTTAATTAATGCAGGCGTTAGCCCGTCAGATATCCATACTGCTAATCCATCGAATGGATCGGGTCAGTTAACTTTCAATAAAAATACTCCTACTCCAAGATTTGCTAAAGTTACGGTTTATGCTCCTTTGAATGGTACAGCATGGAGGGTTTCAGGTATTTGCCCTCGTAATAATAATTAG
- a CDS encoding baseplate J/gp47 family protein produces the protein MKKTDTFSHYREGKSQMQRFLAELDPGNLELHDFDLFDWLLFANNFAQRVNYFDKSDNTKPKGDWGNFFLGDDADVVPRRESLEYKSMKKQVTDLMSGFEQDSNLTPHLTLFVCFLKLLDFSKKAFNNLTKRHLDFYYNEILQIEKNDARADKVYVIFELAKKAIQEKIPGGTLLDGGKDVKGKKRIYKTGEELIANQAKVVEIKSFLNDVEKGELRMAGVANSADGLGEKLPEGSNYWWPFGYNSAETDSDRSIYKKLPKARLGFSVASSLFDLKEGERTVTLKITFNKNATQKLQNLSKEDIENNIKVLCSGEKEWLSGIALKCIDRTESQLELSFTLFKHQPAVVKYNKEVHAEAFQTDLPVVRLMIEGEKYYEMYEALSEKSLKNIEISVDVKGVKSVQIENDNGALNSEKPYYPFTAQPVTGSNFYIRCPEMFSKKWKKADITINWKNAPDSIKELYDGYVISPNQNISLKEFEAAERPSIVNDDHYFKADTALLEKEIWYTKAQDIDVFKKVDGAYKTLFSVNSGANEPGTAGAIRVTLKQSSLQDVYPKLYTLALSSDPTRKKLIPNEPYIPFAEDIELNYSATESVYSYLSKDSAGEASKTKGVQLYHEDVFGQYEKETETGSIVPVHQNGGELYIGLEALPKTTVSLLIQMLEGSENPLVDTFEEKEFIEWHILSGNKWVDLSDDMLQNETRKFLESGIVKFKIPGDINNSHTRFTDGLVWIRAKSKRSYDAVCKIQGIYTQAVLATFQNQDNDLSHLNNGLEAKTIAKLITRVPQVKSVSQPYNSFDGKYKEADLEFYRRVSERLRHKHRAITQWDYEQLVLQEFPEVFKVKCLNHTSEKSYMAPGHVTLMVVPNIKNKNAFDIYQPRVSRASLNKIQNYVNELNTMHVKAQVVNPNYKEAQVETKVKFFEQYDETFYTQQLDEDIKKYISPWAFTDSKDIDFNVELNVNHLVNYLEQLYYVDYVDEIKILVNNIIQKKTLIEVDPKSILVSAKQHKVTVTDQVCI, from the coding sequence ATGAAAAAAACAGATACATTTTCACATTATCGTGAAGGAAAATCACAAATGCAGCGCTTTTTAGCAGAACTAGATCCTGGCAATCTTGAATTACACGATTTCGATTTGTTTGACTGGCTATTATTCGCAAATAATTTTGCTCAGCGTGTAAACTACTTTGACAAAAGTGATAATACAAAACCGAAAGGAGACTGGGGAAACTTCTTCCTGGGGGATGATGCCGATGTTGTCCCACGTAGAGAAAGCCTTGAGTATAAAAGTATGAAAAAACAGGTTACAGATCTTATGTCCGGGTTTGAACAGGATAGCAATCTGACCCCTCATCTCACATTATTTGTTTGCTTTTTGAAACTGTTGGATTTCTCAAAAAAAGCCTTCAATAATCTGACGAAAAGGCATTTGGATTTTTATTATAATGAAATTCTTCAGATTGAGAAAAATGATGCCAGAGCAGATAAAGTCTATGTGATCTTTGAACTGGCCAAAAAAGCAATTCAGGAAAAAATTCCGGGCGGAACATTGCTGGATGGCGGTAAAGACGTAAAGGGAAAAAAACGGATTTACAAAACAGGAGAAGAGCTCATTGCCAACCAGGCAAAAGTAGTTGAGATCAAAAGTTTCCTGAACGATGTAGAAAAAGGGGAACTCAGAATGGCCGGGGTTGCCAATTCTGCAGACGGTCTGGGAGAAAAATTACCTGAAGGCAGCAACTACTGGTGGCCGTTTGGATATAACTCTGCTGAAACTGATTCAGATAGATCTATTTATAAAAAACTTCCAAAAGCCAGGCTTGGGTTTTCCGTGGCGTCATCATTATTTGATTTGAAAGAAGGGGAAAGAACAGTCACGCTTAAAATTACTTTTAATAAAAATGCAACACAGAAGCTGCAAAACCTTTCAAAAGAAGATATTGAAAATAATATCAAAGTGCTTTGCAGCGGAGAAAAAGAATGGCTGTCAGGAATTGCGTTGAAATGTATTGACAGGACAGAAAGCCAACTGGAACTTTCCTTCACCTTATTTAAACACCAGCCTGCTGTTGTAAAATACAATAAAGAAGTGCATGCGGAAGCGTTCCAGACAGATCTTCCTGTGGTAAGGCTGATGATAGAAGGAGAAAAGTACTATGAGATGTATGAAGCGCTTTCCGAAAAATCATTGAAAAACATCGAAATATCGGTTGACGTAAAAGGAGTGAAATCTGTTCAGATAGAAAACGATAATGGTGCCTTGAATTCGGAAAAACCTTATTATCCGTTCACTGCACAGCCTGTTACAGGATCTAACTTTTATATCAGATGCCCTGAAATGTTTTCCAAAAAATGGAAGAAAGCAGACATTACAATCAATTGGAAAAACGCTCCCGATTCTATAAAAGAATTATACGATGGATACGTCATCAGCCCCAATCAGAATATCAGTTTAAAAGAATTTGAAGCAGCTGAAAGACCATCCATTGTAAATGATGATCATTACTTTAAAGCAGATACCGCACTCCTGGAAAAAGAAATATGGTACACCAAAGCTCAGGATATCGATGTCTTTAAAAAGGTAGACGGCGCTTATAAAACCCTGTTTTCTGTAAACAGCGGAGCAAATGAACCGGGAACAGCCGGTGCGATCAGGGTAACGCTGAAACAGTCATCATTACAGGATGTATATCCGAAACTGTATACCCTGGCATTATCAAGTGATCCGACCAGGAAAAAACTGATTCCCAACGAACCTTACATTCCTTTTGCTGAAGATATAGAGCTTAATTACAGCGCAACAGAAAGTGTATACTCCTACTTAAGCAAAGATTCTGCCGGGGAAGCCTCAAAAACAAAAGGCGTACAGCTGTATCATGAAGACGTATTCGGACAATACGAAAAAGAAACTGAAACCGGAAGTATTGTACCTGTACACCAGAACGGAGGTGAATTATACATCGGTCTGGAAGCCCTGCCGAAAACTACGGTTTCTCTGCTGATCCAGATGCTGGAAGGAAGCGAAAACCCTTTGGTGGACACCTTTGAAGAAAAAGAATTTATAGAATGGCATATCCTGTCAGGAAACAAATGGGTTGATCTTTCAGATGATATGCTGCAGAATGAAACCAGGAAATTTCTGGAATCAGGAATTGTAAAGTTCAAAATTCCGGGAGATATTAATAACAGCCACACAAGGTTTACAGACGGATTGGTGTGGATCAGGGCAAAGTCAAAAAGAAGCTATGATGCGGTATGTAAAATTCAGGGAATCTATACCCAGGCTGTTTTAGCGACATTCCAGAATCAGGACAATGACCTGTCTCATCTGAATAACGGACTGGAAGCAAAAACCATTGCTAAACTTATCACAAGAGTCCCTCAGGTAAAATCGGTCAGCCAGCCGTATAATTCTTTCGACGGTAAATATAAAGAAGCAGATCTGGAGTTTTACAGACGGGTGAGTGAGAGATTAAGACATAAGCACAGGGCCATTACCCAATGGGATTACGAGCAGCTGGTATTACAGGAGTTCCCGGAAGTCTTCAAGGTAAAATGTCTGAATCATACCTCTGAAAAATCCTATATGGCTCCCGGCCATGTGACCCTGATGGTGGTACCGAATATTAAAAATAAAAATGCTTTTGATATCTATCAGCCCAGAGTGAGCAGAGCCAGCCTGAATAAAATTCAGAATTATGTGAATGAATTGAATACCATGCATGTGAAAGCTCAGGTAGTGAATCCTAACTATAAGGAAGCCCAGGTGGAAACAAAAGTTAAATTCTTTGAGCAGTATGACGAAACATTCTATACTCAGCAATTAGATGAAGATATTAAAAAATATATATCACCGTGGGCATTTACAGATTCTAAAGATATTGACTTCAACGTAGAGCTGAATGTAAATCATCTGGTGAATTATCTGGAGCAGCTGTACTATGTAGATTACGTGGATGAGATCAAAATACTGGTGAATAATATTATACAGAAAAAAACATTGATCGAAGTGGATCCGAAATCAATTCTGGTATCTGCCAAGCAGCATAAAGTCACCGTTACGGATCAGGTATGTATTTAA
- a CDS encoding GPW/gp25 family protein, which produces MKINTDFLGTGWSFPPEFNKTEGKLAMTTDVEDINNSLKILLSTRPGERVMFPNYGCDLQEMLFKPLDLTLTTQMKGIVERAILYHEPRINILSIEIDTQDELEGEVLIQVDYEVRNTNTRSNIVFPFYKGEATEI; this is translated from the coding sequence ATGAAAATAAATACAGATTTTTTAGGAACAGGCTGGAGTTTTCCGCCTGAGTTTAACAAGACTGAAGGAAAGCTGGCAATGACCACAGATGTGGAAGACATCAATAACAGTCTTAAAATTTTGTTGTCAACACGCCCCGGCGAACGTGTCATGTTCCCGAACTATGGATGTGACCTGCAGGAAATGCTCTTTAAACCTCTGGACTTAACGTTAACTACTCAAATGAAGGGAATCGTGGAACGTGCCATTTTATATCACGAACCCAGAATAAACATTTTAAGTATTGAAATTGATACCCAGGATGAGCTTGAAGGCGAAGTTCTGATCCAAGTTGACTACGAAGTAAGAAATACTAATACAAGAAGCAATATTGTTTTTCCTTTCTACAAAGGAGAAGCTACCGAAATATAA
- a CDS encoding PAAR domain-containing protein produces MKPAARITDMHTCPMVTGNVPHVGGPVIPAGEPTVLIGGKPAARVGDKAVCTGPLDTIASGSSSVLIGGKPAARMGDSTAHGGVISAGEATVLIGG; encoded by the coding sequence ATGAAGCCGGCAGCAAGAATTACAGACATGCATACCTGTCCTATGGTAACAGGGAATGTTCCCCATGTAGGAGGACCGGTTATCCCGGCAGGAGAACCTACTGTACTGATCGGAGGTAAACCTGCAGCAAGAGTAGGAGACAAGGCAGTATGTACAGGCCCGTTAGACACCATCGCATCTGGATCCTCGAGTGTTTTGATAGGAGGGAAACCAGCCGCAAGAATGGGAGACTCTACCGCTCACGGAGGCGTCATCTCCGCAGGCGAAGCTACTGTTTTAATCGGTGGATAA
- the vgrG gene encoding type VI secretion system tip protein VgrG, which yields MNNSGYIQTAKNPDLVTFKVMSGGKELPGKYGVKSIVVEKEVNRISYARIVILDGSVPEQDFKLSNEQLLIPGKEIEITAGYHSEEETIFKGVVVKHNIKVRSGSSYLIIECRDKAVKMTLGRKSKYFYDSKDSDIIEELIGNSGATADVEATTGSHKELVQYQASDWDFMLTRAQANGKLCFVDDGTIRVAKPDFSGEAVETVVYGSSVHEFDGEIDARDQFSKITAKTWNYTDQELTEVEAQDPGISLNGNLSSGDLADVFGIEDLQLKHGGNLTQDELQEWSDAKATFQQLAKTRGRVKFQGIPSVKPGVSLTLQGVGDRFNGKIYVTGIRHEIAEGNWLVDAQFGLSPTWFSETYDISEMPGSGIIPAISGLHVGIVSQLESDPDGEDRILVKIPIINNEEEGIWARIATLDAGENRGSFFRPEIGDEVIIGFINDDPNDAVVLGMLNSSTKPAPITASDDNHEKGFVTRSEMKMIFNDDKISYTLETPKGKKVILDEDADIIKIEDEHSNILILNKDGISIESGKDIKMKAKGDIKMEGTNINIKASAQLKAEGSSGTELKSGAVTVVKGSQVKIN from the coding sequence ATGAATAATAGCGGATATATACAAACAGCAAAAAATCCGGACTTAGTAACTTTTAAAGTGATGTCCGGAGGAAAAGAGTTACCCGGAAAGTACGGGGTAAAAAGCATTGTTGTAGAAAAAGAAGTCAACAGAATTTCTTATGCCCGTATTGTAATTTTAGACGGAAGTGTTCCGGAGCAGGATTTTAAGCTAAGTAATGAACAGCTGCTAATTCCCGGAAAAGAAATTGAAATTACAGCAGGATACCATTCTGAAGAAGAAACCATTTTTAAAGGAGTTGTTGTAAAACACAATATAAAAGTGAGAAGTGGCTCTTCTTACCTGATCATCGAATGCAGAGATAAAGCTGTAAAAATGACTTTAGGTAGAAAAAGCAAATATTTCTACGACAGTAAAGACAGCGATATTATTGAAGAACTCATCGGGAATAGCGGTGCAACGGCCGATGTTGAGGCTACTACAGGCTCACATAAGGAATTGGTACAGTATCAGGCTTCCGATTGGGACTTTATGCTGACCAGGGCACAGGCAAACGGAAAACTCTGCTTTGTAGACGATGGAACCATCAGGGTGGCTAAACCTGATTTCAGTGGTGAAGCCGTAGAAACGGTGGTTTACGGATCATCTGTGCATGAATTTGACGGTGAAATCGACGCCAGGGACCAGTTCAGTAAAATTACAGCCAAAACATGGAATTATACCGATCAGGAACTGACGGAAGTGGAAGCTCAGGATCCGGGCATCAGTCTCAACGGAAATCTTTCATCCGGAGACCTCGCCGATGTTTTCGGAATTGAAGATCTTCAGCTGAAACATGGCGGAAACCTTACCCAGGATGAGCTTCAGGAATGGAGCGATGCTAAAGCAACCTTCCAGCAGCTGGCCAAAACAAGAGGAAGAGTAAAATTCCAGGGAATTCCTTCTGTAAAACCGGGAGTTTCTTTAACGCTGCAGGGAGTGGGAGACCGGTTTAACGGGAAAATATACGTAACAGGTATCCGTCATGAAATTGCCGAAGGAAACTGGCTGGTAGACGCGCAGTTCGGGCTTTCTCCAACATGGTTCTCAGAAACTTATGATATAAGCGAAATGCCCGGTTCAGGAATTATTCCGGCCATCAGCGGATTACATGTGGGGATTGTATCACAATTGGAATCTGATCCGGATGGTGAAGACAGGATCCTGGTAAAGATACCCATCATTAATAATGAAGAAGAGGGAATCTGGGCAAGAATTGCCACCCTTGACGCCGGAGAAAACAGGGGATCATTTTTCAGACCGGAAATCGGTGATGAGGTGATTATCGGATTCATCAATGACGATCCCAACGATGCTGTTGTGCTGGGAATGCTGAACAGCAGTACAAAACCGGCTCCTATCACAGCTTCTGATGACAATCACGAAAAAGGATTTGTAACCCGTAGCGAAATGAAAATGATCTTTAATGATGACAAAATTTCGTACACCCTTGAAACACCAAAAGGTAAAAAAGTGATTTTGGACGAAGATGCGGATATTATTAAAATAGAAGACGAACATTCTAATATTCTCATCCTTAATAAGGACGGTATCAGTATAGAAAGTGGAAAAGACATTAAGATGAAAGCAAAAGGCGACATCAAAATGGAAGGAACCAATATCAATATAAAAGCCAGTGCCCAGTTAAAGGCAGAAGGAAGCTCAGGAACCGAACTTAAATCAGGAGCGGTAACAGTCGTAAAAGGATCTCAAGTTAAAATTAATTAA